Below is a window of Ornithodoros turicata isolate Travis chromosome 7, ASM3712646v1, whole genome shotgun sequence DNA.
TGACGTCATCTACTTGTGTTCCGAGTTTCCCTACCTCGCCAAAGTTGAGTTTGCCGTCCTTATTGTCATCCACCAGAGCGATAAGCCACTTTGCCGACATGTGAGTGATGTCCATGTGTAAACTCGTCCAGACGCGTTTAAAGTCTTCGACGTCCAGCCGTCCATCTCCGTTGCTGTCACCTCTGTGCATATGAGTGTGAAGGTATCGTTAAATCGCACGTTGAATGCTTATAGATAAGCAACAAATGTCATGAAATTCATGGAGCAGAACAGAAAGACAAATGAAACGGTATGGCTGGATGAATGGATAGTGGTGCCCCCTAGTAGGCCGCTTTCTAACGTGGGTCGAGTATAGACCACTTGCactcctacgtcatcgattacgtttcgccgccgcgcaaagcatgctggtgggcacctatcaaccttatcagccttttcggcctatcagcagacgcgtttttcccgcttcttgccaaccagagcaaaatataacctcgaaccggtcttctcgggacgccacatgtttgtaaacagaaagtggtcTATATCGTTctgtagtcgtgttcaacttaagaaagaaaagaaatctagtctgtcCGCAACCAATCaaagaaatctagtctgtcctgtaataaagttgttgtttgtgagctacatacgccgttggagataaggggACACATAAGCGCACCAGGGGAACTACTGCAGCGCCTCCATGTGCCATCACTAGGGGTGTGGCAGGGACGGCTCGCGTAGTGTCGTTCGGCCAATTGAACTAGCCAACACGGAAGCAGAGAGAGTATGATGGATTCCATTATGTGGCGAAGGAGGAAGCCTGacctctgtgtccagccatcctatccgcggcgcagtaatattttgagagctgacggactagatatcttttccttcttaagttgaacacgactacagTCGTGACTAAAACAGGACGCGAGGCTGCCCTGAACATAGCTTGTGTGACAGTACATAGAAATAGAATCGGAATGCTGGGAGAAGCGAGACATAATCAGAGAATGAATGTCCTTAGCACACAAAAGAAAGGACGACTGTAGCATCTCCTTAAGTTTGAGGAGTTGCAGTATAAGATCGAAGGGGACCAGAAGTGCATTCTTCGTACCTTTTGTTCTTACACGATCTAGAAGGCTTGCTGAATCACCCAGAAGCTCTCCAGAGCTTATACGCTCGTACAGGCTCCGAATCTGATTCAGGTGCTCCGATTCAGCCGATACGACGCAGATGTTGAATCCAGCACCCTACGGTACCCATAACTGATCGGGTGTCACCATGgacgttcccaggatttttttccaagggggcaAAGTGCTTCCGGGGGGAAGGCAAGCCTACGCCCCCCATACCACCACAACCACATCCACCACCTCTTTGTGGAGGATGTTGCGGACTGTGCCAGTATTCAGAGTTCGTATTATGACAACTgcgaataatcattacgacctatgtaTGACTAAAGtgcgcactattttcacaaacGACCTTGGAGCTCCTGGTGGACCACGCCCCTCCCCCCCTTGCCCCCTCTCGACCCATGGGTGCCACCACACAAATAGCCTGACACACTTTAGGTGCAAATCTACTCAAATTACCTATTGAGTGTACCTTACTAATGATGCAGGCTATTTGTTGCAATGTAATAGCAGATTTCCAGCATTAACCTTGGACACCTTGAGCACCTGAGACATTTGGAACGTGGCCTTCGTAACGCATGTCCTAGCAGAACTAAACGTTGTCCACAAAGAGATAAGGGCTAACGGTACAAGAAAGGCAGGCTTACGCTCTGAACCACCTTTCGAAGACATCCAACTGATTCCTCGAAAAAACATTCTCGTTGGGGCTCCTGGAATGTTTCGTGTCTCCTTCCATAACGGGTAAGTGACAGCAGTGTCCACAAGGAAGATTTGGTTTCGGCCAGCACTTCAGCGCTTGCGTGCGAGTGTTTTGCGCAATATTTGATTTACAATACGCCATATACTTACAATGACGTCTTCGCGGTACCCCGGGGAGTCAATCGTCCCGACCGAAGGTAGATTTCGGTGGCCTATGCGCTCCTCTGGCGCGTGCCCCCTTTGCAACGCGTGATCTTTCTCTTCTTCTCCATCTGCTCCTcatggagggcccactggcagTTGGCTACAGAATATGGAGCTTTACTGACACAGACATGTTTCTGACATGACactagctcccgtggctcagtggttagcgtgctggcaatgtcacgtcgagactgggaagtacccgggttcgaatctgagctgtctgaggtttttcctgggtttccctcagacgctttcagacatatgtcggcacagttcccttagaagtcggcccaggacgcacattcccccagggcgtcagtcgtgacgttgcccacctacgtgaggccgacaacggcacgCCCTTTCACCTCCACCACATGTTTCCGctgggttttcctgagacgctGTAAGGCAAACGTCTGCGCAGTtacctgtgaagtcggcccaggacgcacgatacACCAATGCGATAGTTGTGATGCTGAGCGTGGAAGACTACGGCGTGCAGTTCTATCGCCACTTCCACCAGTACTGATAAGCAGTAATGGCAATAAGGCAAGGGTGCacgccagctggtacatggtgaaaaatttggaacccgagaaaggaacagaggagggacgacacgacacgttctcaaacgtGTCGTTCTCAAAACGTGTCTCAAACGTGTCAAAACGTGTGAAACGTTCTCAAACGTGTCTCAAACTGAGAACGTGTcgtgcagtggcgtatctagggtgtggcaggtgtggacaggtgccatgggcgccaggtgaacaggggcgccattatgtggtcgggtgtgaatgtgccaggtcgggcactcaacctggtacattcataaatgatctaaagcacccgctattagagaggttgtagtgtgaaacctagtgcggaccacacgaaaacgcatccccaaggacaccGTGTTagccatgttgccatgggcgcaggtagctccagatacgccactggtgtcgtgtcgtccctcctctgtccctttctcgggttccaattttttcaCTGATGAGCAGTCCCGTCACCAGAACCAATTCGGACCACCACCTACTGATGAGCGATTATGAAGCTACGCGTATTGCGGTGTAGATGATCTGCAAGATACTATTGAATACATGCTTGCAATAATCGATTAGCAAAACGTTACAGGTTGTTAGTACCTATAAAGTCATCACTGTACTTTGTCGCTGTCTCTACGCTAAAGCTATTGCAAAGTACTGCAGAGTATTTCACGTACGCACGCAGTCTTCACATGGCACACGCGCAAAGACTCTGTGGAATTCGTGTAAAATGGGCCGCAGTGTCATAGACACGTTTCCCGACCCACTTTCCGGTCAAAGTCAAAACGACGCAGGTGGGAAATTTGACTATAATATAACCCACATAACAAACGTTGAAGCTGTGTGTTACAGCAACGGAAACAGATGGCTGCAGAGAAACAACAAACGTTGAAACTGGGTGTTACAGCAAAGGGAAGCGGTTGGGTACAGAGAAACAAAGAGAAGTGTCGCTATTGCCTCAGAGAAGACATGCTAGTCCCGGCACTACTTCTTGCGGCGCCTGCTCTTGTAGGAATCTTGGGTCTGGACGTCCATGGTAACAAGCTACTTCTTAGCCATATTTGTAGGTCGAAACGTCACTGGCTGTAGGCGTCAAGTAATAGAAGTCCATAATCCTTTGTTGAGCGCTGTGTAGCAAAGCACCTTCCTTTCAGTGTCACATAATAAATAACTGCATAGGATACGTTGAAAAGGTCCTCACAGAAACAGCCAGGCTAACCTATGACAAGAACGTGGCAGTGTCGTCTACAAGCGTAGAAAAAGTCGTGATCTAGATATAAAGAAGTTCTTGAAACCCGGTTGCGGTCTGTGTGCGTCATTATATCACAAGTTGTATTGTGTCAGCTCATCAAGCTGTTCCAGTATATGGAGCTAATTATTAATCCTTCCCATCGGTATACTTATTCAATGGGTTGCAAGTACTCCTAGCTCTTTCATTGCTTTATGTTGATGCGCGTGAAGCAGCCCTATTACTTCCATAAATAACGGACTGAAACACAGATGAAAGCATTCAACACAGGCAGCGTCACATATTAACCTTATGCCTTAACAGCGGCCCTTGGGCCAACACTCCTGTGCGGCGTGAACGAAGAACCCGGGAATTCCTGTTTCTACCCCGAACAGTACTGCCAGAGATCAGAAGATATGATACCCACATTGGAGACACGGACGTGCCGCCTCTGCGTCTGCAAGAACGGATACTTGCGAAACAGCATAGGCGAATGCGTTTCTCAAGCTGACTGCAATAGGTGCAGGTCACAGAGCAACAAAGAATTCTTGTTATGCGGCTCTGCGTGCCCGCTCGTTTGTGGACGACCTGTGCCCCAAAGTTGCACGGAACAATGCGTGTCTGGCTGTTTCTGCAGACCTGGATACATCAGGTAAGAAATTGTAGTCTTCTGGAATTGGTAACCGTGGCAATGTAAACTATGAAAAACGATGGTTTGTACAAGTAGCCCCAGTTACTGGCCAAACACACACCTTTCATTGCAAATCTCACACCATGTATGTATCTCAAAGACGACATCTGACGAAAGGTCAGCTATAGTGCCGGTGGCGGGGTTTGAACCAACACCTCTATGATTGCTCCCTGCAACTAAAGTTCACATATGCTTCGCCGTACTGTAGTGATCTGAGGAGCGGCCTGTGCAAGCGCGTCCAGGACTGCCCACCACAGTGCGGTGACAAAGAGAGATTCAGCATGTGTCCTTCAAGCTGCCCCAATTATTGCAATGCAACGGCTCCAGACGGCTGCGTCGACCGTTGCGACCGCCCTGGCTGCGTCTGCGACTACGGCTACTTAAGGAATCGTGTCGAGAACCGATGTGTTCCCAGAGACAGATGCCCCCTCAACAACAAGCCCCCGCCATGTTGTGGAAAGAACGAAGTATATCTGGCAGACGGAGGCACTGCGTGCCCTCCTGTGTGCGACGAGCCTTTTCCGAGATACTGCACAGCGATCGCTGTCATAGGCTGCTTTTGCAGAAATGGTTATATTCGGTAAGTAGTAACTCGGTAAGGACATCTTTCCTAATCACGACGCGGACTTGCGGCTCTTTGGCGATCCACTTTTGTCGCGCGCCAAAACATTCCAACGCGTGTACACCATCCAGTCACAAAACGGTCTTGCAGTTCTGCTAACCCGAATGTCGAGGTGTCGTGTGTAGCTCAGCATGCGTCATACTCGTGGAGAGGTGTTCCTCCTGAATCGGACGCCTAAAACGCTTTCAGTCGAGTGCAGACGGAAGGTGCCTTGGAACTTTCGTGGTCACAGGCGCcacgcgcatgcgcataagaaattcaattctgaaaaaaaaatccattcATACGATTTACTTCGCTTCCTAAAGATTTCGCTTATCTTGTTGGACGGGAGAAGTCTTTTCGTCGAAGCCCTCAAATAACTGATCGACACAGCAGTTAGAGACGCGCATTGATAGATTGCCAACGCATTGCTTTTTCATCATTGTTGGTTACGATACCGTAATGTACTCCTGCAGTTCAACGAGAGGCGGGCCCTGTGTTCCCATCGAAAGCTGCCCACCTGACTGTGGCCCAAATGCCCATTACACAGAATGCGTTTCCAACTGCCCAACTGTCTGCAACCGACCTCGACCTGAATTTTGTGACACGTCCTGCAGGAGAAGTGGGTGCAGCTGCAACGAAGGTTACATACTCAGTCCAGACATGCAAGCTTGCATTTCCATGGATCAATGCAGATCAAATAAGCCGTGTAGACTTTAGATACAACCGTTATTTAAAATGAAACAACTTCCTTTTTTCAAGGACTCTGTGTGACTTTTTCAGCATTCTGTATTTTACTCTTTCACCCGGGGAATTCAATGTGGCCTGTTAAGGCACTACGAACTCCGGCCGGTTTACTCTACAACTACTCTGCTGCTAATTACTCCACATCCTTctatcgatcaatcaatcaaggcaAGTATACTAGGGCTGGTGCTGCAGGGTGCATTGATGGTATAATAAGAAGATACACGTACAAAGCAGAATTTTCGCAGTTTCCACTGCGCGGCCATTTTGTagctactgtggcgccatcgTGCGGGTATTTCCTGCGGGGACTGCGGGCGCTTCGGTTCAGTCCACTGGCGAAGCTGTGCGTTCGGAATATGGCTCGTTGTGCGCGCGCTCCATTGGCTTTAAAGATGCATAAGGATATATTTTTCTACATATGAATTGTGTTTCATAAGGCTTAGGAATAAAACAAAGCAGAAACCAAAGTCAACAAAGGGTGTGCAATCTAGTAAACTCCTGGCAATGCAATGCATGGCAATTGAACATGGGAGCATTTGAGGGTTGCAATTAAACACTTTTACCCGAAAGTCATAGACTTACGAAATGACTAGACTTAGCAAAAAGCATGTTTGCTACTACATAAATAATTTTTCTAGTAAAATTCTATAAACTAATTCTATATGCATATGTGCATGAAAGCTATAAGTCAGTGATAGCCGGCACAGGTCAAGCCCAAGCCAGTACGGCATGCGGCCCTACggcagtatggaaagcagaagtcagcaagaGCCAGGACCGGTGAGGCTGCGATCCGGACGGACGATTGAGGGAGCAATCgctgcattctcattggtcgtgtgcccagtgttgtgtgaattttctCATGCTATGGGCTCTACGGGAAGTTGCGGACGGTTGCTAATGCTTCATTCTTGCAGGGGAAGCTGAGGGCAATGGTTGTGGTGTAAGTGCGCTCCGCTCTGGATTTCGCTTTAATGCAGGATTTCTATAAACGGCGGCGTCATAATTGGTTACTGTATATTTAATGAATAACAGAATGGGATTTGGGAAGCCCCCCAGTCTTGACGACCTTTCGaacggatgacgtcacgaccaatcaCAGCGCAGAGCTCCTCATGCCCTGGCGGGGAAATCATCGGGGAAATCAACACTGGGGAGCGGTCGTGCTGTTGATGCTCTCCTCGCAACAGATTTCGTGACGTGCGAATTGACGACGAGAACTGTTTCTGACTGAGTGGTGTGTGTGGAAATACTTCGGTGCCGGTGAGTGTCTCCCCACTCTGTTCGAGTGGATTTCTTTTAGGCCTCGCTCTCTCTTCTTTGTGCATAATGTTCTTTGTTGAAATGCCTAGCAGCCTAAATGCCTCAGTGTGTCATAATGGCGGGTCGTCATCGAATCTttggaagtggtcaacagtaTACTAGACCTCATGTACAAAACTGcgtctcagttgtctcgcgacgtaaacacccaagtatatatatacaaaaCTGCGCCAGGTTATCGGATGAAAATAATTACCGATGTCGAAACTCGGCCGAAACGACGCACAGGAGCAGTAGACGATTTGCTCTGACGTAAAACCAGGatctgtccagaatgcattgtgaacgcccagcacgctttcgtctatgtAATAATACATTTGAATGCCACCCATGTGCTAGCAGAAGACGATTTGCGAAGAGGATAACAGAATAGGATTTGCGAAGCTCCCCTGTCTGGACGACCTTTGGAATCGTtcacgtcacgaccaatgacagcgCAGAGCTCCTGATGCCCTGGCGGGGAAATCGTCGGGAAAAATCAACACTGGGTGGCGGTCGCGCTACTGATGCGCTGCTCGCCACGGATTTTGTAACCCACGAATTTGCTAATTGGACTCTTTTTGAGGGAGGGGTGTGTGTGGAAATACCTCGGTGTCTGTGAGTGCCTCTCCCATTCTGTTCGAGTGCATTTCTTTTAGGCCTCGTTCTCTCTTTCTTGTGCATGCTCTCCCAGCCACAGTGGTGACATAAACCCGCCacttttgtaactaccctcCAGTGGATGCTCTTCGCGAAACTGCCATGTTGCCCTCATCATACGTCATAGGAACGATTTTGTCTATGCAACAATACATTGGGATACCACCCCTACGCTAGGAGCCGTGTGAGCACTCGCTCTacgtgtcttttcttttttcctcgtGCGACAGCATCTGTTTGAGCGGCGCCATCCTTGTCCTGACCTGCCCAGCCCTGTCGTCACCCACTTAGGCCTAGCCTTAGGAATTTGTTGAATCTTCTTTGCTTTCCTTTCCTTTGCTGCCGTCCTTTGTTGACTCGTCTAGGTCTTGTCGCGATGAGCAGCATTAATGCCCGCGTTTTGCAGTGGTTAGGCTTTTTGAAATGCGCAGTGTTTCATGTCTATGATTAGCACAGTAGATGGTTAGGAGTGTACGTGCGCGATTAGCTGCATGTGGCGATGTTGAAGTTCATGTACATGCGTGCATGTTTTTCCCTCGCTAGCGCACTTTTATTGCCCGGTTATAAGCAGCACTACACATAAATATAGCCTAGAAGTACACGTAAATTTAGTACGACGCCACGCTGTCCCTTCGGATATCCTGAAGCACTGCAGCAGAGAGTCCCATGCACTTCCGCAACAGCCCAGACATGTAGGCTGCTGCTGATTAATAGGACACCTGCTGTTGTTCCCTTTGCGCTCAAAACAGAGCACGTGTGTACACCTCGGAACCGCACAGATGGTTGTCGCGAACACAAAACACGCGCAAAAGTGGAGCAACAGAAGTGTCGTCAATTCTACTTGCTTGAAAGGCGCATATATGTCAAAAGCTGCGAGTCCGACATGGTCGCTCAAGCTCTCTTCGCTTTCATCATCGGGCTCCTCGGAGTCCATTATTGTGCTGGTTCTGGCGGTATGCTATCTTCAGTTCCTCTTGGGCTGTGCAGGGAAACACAAGGAAAGGCATTCTACCCTATAGCGGAGGAGCAATATTCCGATCAAAGCGGAAATTTCCAGCGCAGTCTTTCCTTCTGTTTAACTGCATACGTGTGATATTTTCGTTAGCCCAAATATGTCCCTTGTGTGACGCTCTAGTAATGTACGCGAATTGGCTGTCGGTATTgtaacgacgtaggaatgtcaATCACTTATGTGACTATGCCAGTACCAGTAGTCACTGAACCAGTTGATACTGAATCAGTGTGTATCCAGGCATTTTTCAGCACTACCCTAACACACTTAATTCCACCAGACATTTTAAAACGCCGTCCCTcaaaacaaagaaaggaaagaaacgagGAGAAATATATCTGTGGGAAACGCCAGCCCAAAAGCCCGAAACACCACGGATATGGGTGTCAATCGACACATCAATCATCACACAAATAGGCTGCGCAGAGAACGGTGCCCAGAAGGTTGGCAAAGATTTAAAAAGATGCTTGAACTCATTGAAGCGTACAGCGGATGCGACCAATTCCACCCGCACTATTGGACGTCCCTTTCCTCGTGGAATCTCATACAAGCTGGACGCCAACCCGGTGCATAAGgttatacacaggaaaaatatatatatatatcatctTTAACGCCCTGCTGCGTACATTCGCAATGTCTTACCTGTGGTACATAGCATGCGGATTGGACTACTACGTAGCTAGTCTCCAGTTATGGTAATGTCGTAAACGAAACCGCATTATGGTGCGGACTGCGGAGAATGCTACAAGTGTCAGATGCACTGCCGTCCAGATCCACCAGTGTCCTAATGCGGTCAGGAACAGTTGCGAACATACGAAAATCCGCGTTCGAAATGTGCCCCGACTTTCCAGGACACCAACTATTCATGCATATCTGACAAACAGGTCTTCCGCacaatttctttttctctccGTACAGGAGTTCGTCCACAGCCGGAATGCGGAATGAACGAGATTTCTTCTGAGTCATGCAAGTTCCCGGAAAGATACTGTGGGGGCCCTAACTCGAGGCCTCAAAAAAACAGGGATGGGTGTCGTCCTTGCGTCTGCAGGCCGGGTTACGTGCGTAACTCCAAAGGAGAGTGTGTCTCGGCCTCAGATTGCAATAAGTGCAGGGCAGATGAGTTCTCGGAATACCAGGAGTGCGGCACCGCATGCCCCTTGATATGCGGGGAGCCCGTGCCTGAAGTGTGCATTCTGCTCTGTGTCGCTGGCTGCTTCTGCTTGCCGGGTTACATAAGGTAAGATCCCATATAATTATTCTGTGCCGTTACGTTATCAGGCCACTTTGGCCCTGCGCAACGCGACAATAATGGACATTCATATTGTCAAAGAAATGTGGCTGGAAATGCATTGAGATCACGACACCGTGAACACGCTGTCCCCGTGTCAGAGAATACATAGGAAGCTTGAGCGTTTCTGAACCACCGGCGACAACTATACCACAAAACTGTAAGGATTCGCTATGTAATACCGCAAGTTTAAAATCAGAGAATATTAAGGCAGCGCGACTTTTGAGAAAGAGAAGAGCAGGGAATATAAAGTGGATGATACGTAGAGTCCAGCGCGGGTACGACTTTCCCGGCATACACCTGTGCGCGTGCAAGCAAGATAGTACGAGTGCCGCAAGTCGATAATTACGAATTCGGGTGATCATTTCacggcaacacggcctagcgctcggatactgcatcacgtgaccgttgccacccgaacatgagtgcaaCGAATCTAGCGGTTTTGGTCACTTGGATCACGCCAGGGGTaccgcggtcgcccgtcttcgggttccgtcgtcggCTAaaaccacgtgaacttcgatgTGCGGACCAATCAAAGCACGCggaccgttgcagtgcggatgttgCGACACCGGTCACAGTTGGGCAACCGCTGCTCGAGCGTTTGGAGACCACGcgaagtgctagctggcaaattcctggcgctcggaaagcgccaggcgaacatgcgagattgcttcgctttgacaGAGCCAACATCACTGCTCggaatctggcaaaaaaagaaaaaaaaaaaaggttaggAAAAAAAggtgccacgaaatgaccacccgaactCGCCGTAAGGCctaaggcctgttccgacatacagcAGCGTGCTAATATAGAGCTACGAAACAGCTCGCAAAAACAGATCTCACGGTTCACACTTTCAAAGCGGCGTTAGCGCTCTAATTCAGCGGAAGTTCGGTCAGtgtgtcatctttcaatgccgctaacacgaaaagtgaccaccagtaggatgagcttacgagcatgccacgtcacaatgtgacgtaggtggATGCTCCCTTTACTCCTCTAATATCTGCTTCCCTCCTTTCTCTTCCACGCAGATCCAGCAAGGACGGCCCCTGCGTTCCAATTGACACCTGTCCCCCAAAATGCGGGCCTCACGCTCATTTCAGAAGGTGCGCTTCCAACTGTCCAGCAGTCTGCGGCAAGAAGCCTGTGGCTTGTACTCAAGTCTGCTTACAAGCGGGCTGCGACTGCGACGAGGGCTACATTCTCAGTCCGGACCGATCTCGATGCATCTCTGACGAAGAATGCAGACGCATGCGGCCTCGACAGTAACCGCTCCTACCTATCTTATCGAGCAACAATAAATTTGAATATTGGGGTAG
It encodes the following:
- the LOC135400636 gene encoding mucin-6-like, whose protein sequence is MVAQALFAFIVGLLGVRYCAGSVEVIPRRPCGMNEVSSDSCNIPEKSCADQNSVPPRPTGLVPPCICRPGYVRNSIGECISASDCNKCRASDDFSEYQECGTACPLICGKPVHEACIRMCVSGCFCSPGYIRTSKVGPCVPIDTCPPECGPYAHYTTCASNCPAVCGEEPVVCSQDCLLQRGGCDCDEGYILSPDRSRCISDEECRCLRPRHCVLQQRKQMAAEKQQTLKLGVTAKGSGWVQRNKEKCRYCLREDMLVPALLLAAPALVGILGLDVHAALGPTLLCGVNEEPGNSCFYPEQYCQRSEDMIPTLETRTCRLCVCKNGYLRNSIGECVSQADCNRCRSQSNKEFLLCGSACPLVCGRPVPQSCTEQCVSGCFCRPGYISDLRSGLCKRVQDCPPQCGDKERFSMCPSSCPNYCNATAPDGCVDRCDRPGCVCDYGYLRNRVENRCVPRDRCPLNNKPPPCCGKNEVYLADGGTACPPVCDEPFPRYCTAIAVIGCFCRNGYIR
- the LOC135401453 gene encoding serine protease inhibitor swm-1-like, which gives rise to MVAQALFAFIIGLLGVHYCAGSGGVRPQPECGMNEISSESCKFPERYCGGPNSRPQKNRDGCRPCVCRPGYVRNSKGECVSASDCNKCRADEFSEYQECGTACPLICGEPVPEVCILLCVAGCFCLPGYIRSSKDGPCVPIDTCPPKCGPHAHFRRCASNCPAVCGKKPVACTQVCLQAGCDCDEGYILSPDRSRCISDEECRRMRPRQ